In Halobacteriovorax sp. HLS, the following are encoded in one genomic region:
- a CDS encoding penicillin-binding transpeptidase domain-containing protein, whose amino-acid sequence MKYILNKKSFYLFLFLTVVAAGFGFNQSWKEHKAEKKRNEMISKRSVIKQTLSQSFNFERSTFPKKIELNDNSVSVEYSMNEQLTEHIKRLLKRYRSDYSSVIVIDNETGYILSAVGYERKDNNFNISLPFSSTHPSASLFKIITTADLIEKSNLSNDSVFKFRGRGTTLYKYQLKDKKSRWQRNQTLAKAFAYSNNVIFGKAAINESSSERLFDMASDFGFNEKLMEEINLSKSSFEISETEYELAEKASGFNSETMISPIHAAVLSSVVANDGVLNYPRFVTQVTDLTTNKPIWTPQLKTKRVMEVGTARQMQDLMGLTVKIGTARGPFRRLNRKLKKELLVGGKTGSITGGVPYGKRDWFTSYAMPVNSSLGKGISVAVMNINVKKWYVKSTYLAKNIIEYYFKKVNPLNDNLTKAKNKELDKDT is encoded by the coding sequence ATGAAATATATACTAAACAAAAAAAGCTTTTATTTATTCCTTTTTCTAACTGTTGTTGCTGCGGGATTTGGTTTTAATCAATCTTGGAAAGAGCACAAGGCCGAAAAAAAACGTAATGAGATGATAAGTAAGCGCTCAGTTATAAAGCAAACTTTAAGTCAATCGTTCAATTTTGAAAGATCAACGTTCCCCAAAAAAATAGAGTTAAATGATAATTCAGTGTCGGTTGAATACTCAATGAATGAACAGCTGACAGAACATATTAAGAGACTCTTGAAGAGGTATCGATCAGATTATTCTTCAGTGATTGTTATTGATAATGAAACTGGTTACATTCTTTCAGCGGTTGGTTACGAGAGAAAAGATAATAACTTTAATATATCTCTTCCTTTTAGCTCAACACACCCATCAGCTTCACTTTTTAAAATTATAACGACAGCAGACTTAATCGAGAAATCTAATTTATCAAATGATTCTGTCTTCAAGTTTAGAGGAAGAGGGACTACTCTTTATAAGTATCAGTTAAAAGATAAAAAGAGTCGATGGCAAAGAAATCAGACATTGGCTAAAGCATTTGCTTATTCAAATAATGTAATCTTCGGAAAGGCTGCAATAAATGAATCAAGTTCAGAAAGGCTTTTTGATATGGCCTCTGACTTTGGCTTTAACGAAAAGCTAATGGAAGAGATTAACTTGTCTAAGTCATCTTTTGAAATCTCAGAAACCGAGTATGAATTAGCTGAAAAAGCATCGGGATTTAATTCGGAAACAATGATCTCTCCTATTCATGCGGCAGTACTTTCTTCTGTAGTTGCTAATGATGGTGTTTTGAATTATCCAAGATTTGTTACACAAGTTACGGACTTAACTACAAATAAACCAATTTGGACACCACAACTTAAAACAAAGAGAGTTATGGAAGTTGGAACGGCTAGGCAGATGCAGGACTTAATGGGTTTAACTGTTAAGATTGGGACGGCCAGAGGCCCATTTAGAAGACTTAATAGAAAATTGAAAAAGGAATTATTGGTCGGAGGGAAAACAGGCTCTATTACCGGTGGTGTTCCTTATGGAAAAAGAGATTGGTTTACATCCTATGCAATGCCTGTCAATTCTTCCTTAGGGAAAGGAATTTCTGTTGCTGTTATGAATATTAATGTTAAGAAGTGGTACGTAAAATCAACTTATCTTGCAAAAAATATAATTGAATACTACTTTAAGAAAGTTAATCCTTTAAATGACAACCTTACTAAGGCTAAGAATAAAGAATTAGATAAGGATACTTAG
- a CDS encoding RlmE family RNA methyltransferase — MNFKVKDHYFKKAKKEDFLARSVYKLEEIDQKFKVINKGNTVVDFGYHPGSWTQYTSRKVGEDGKVVGIDIRPLNKKLLHIKNITLFEQDIFEVQETSQLGVDHKFDVVISDMAPNTTGIRSVDQDRSLNLVEKVFEVLPVFLKENGNLVIKVFDSNQAQKFLKDQKGLFKQYDFLKPKSTRSISKEFFVIGRGYKA; from the coding sequence ATGAATTTCAAAGTTAAGGATCACTATTTTAAGAAAGCTAAGAAAGAGGATTTTCTTGCTAGAAGTGTTTATAAGTTAGAAGAAATTGATCAAAAGTTCAAAGTTATAAACAAAGGTAACACGGTAGTTGATTTTGGATATCACCCAGGTTCTTGGACTCAATACACAAGTCGAAAAGTAGGTGAGGATGGGAAGGTCGTAGGTATTGACATTAGACCGTTAAACAAAAAACTTCTCCACATTAAAAATATAACACTTTTTGAACAAGATATTTTTGAAGTTCAAGAAACTTCTCAACTAGGTGTAGATCATAAGTTTGATGTTGTTATTTCTGATATGGCACCTAATACAACTGGGATACGCTCAGTTGATCAAGATAGAAGTTTAAACTTAGTTGAAAAAGTATTTGAGGTTCTACCTGTTTTCTTAAAAGAAAATGGAAATCTTGTAATCAAAGTTTTTGATAGTAACCAGGCCCAAAAGTTCCTTAAAGACCAGAAAGGTTTGTTTAAACAGTATGATTTTCTTAAGCCCAAGTCGACACGTTCAATCAGTAAAGAATTTTTTGTCATTGGTCGTGGATATAAGGCATAA
- a CDS encoding sigma 54-interacting transcriptional regulator: protein MNLLYNSSVPILIKGESGTGKTILARKIHTNSNRKELPFVKCDVAGLSDNLFSSELFGHEKGAFTGADKYKQGYCDIVGDGTLFLDEIGELSLIQQKRLLSLLDESMYSAVGSYKRKRFYGRVIFATHRDLEEMVRNGKFREDLYFRMGVNPIQLKPFWRRAYKEKQMIIQRKINEVCDTYNLNGCEVSNEALLILTSYEWPGNFREIEKTIEFLILKGNGSKIEKSSLPPHMTQVSREGGLFRSQVELFESKIILKELASNNHGVNKTSKSLGISKTTLIAKMRKYGITVHQFKESIKIAA from the coding sequence ATGAACTTACTATATAACTCATCTGTTCCAATCCTTATTAAAGGGGAGTCTGGGACTGGTAAAACTATTCTTGCAAGAAAAATTCATACCAATTCAAATAGAAAAGAACTTCCGTTTGTGAAGTGTGATGTTGCCGGCCTAAGTGATAACCTATTTAGTAGCGAACTTTTTGGTCATGAGAAGGGAGCATTTACTGGGGCCGATAAATATAAGCAAGGGTATTGTGACATAGTAGGTGATGGAACATTGTTTTTAGATGAAATCGGAGAACTAAGTCTAATTCAGCAGAAGAGACTTTTATCACTTTTAGATGAAAGTATGTACAGCGCTGTAGGCTCATATAAGAGAAAGCGCTTCTATGGACGAGTCATCTTTGCAACACATAGAGACCTAGAAGAAATGGTTCGCAACGGAAAGTTTAGAGAGGACTTATACTTTAGAATGGGGGTTAATCCAATTCAGCTTAAACCATTCTGGAGAAGAGCCTATAAAGAAAAGCAAATGATTATTCAAAGAAAAATAAACGAAGTTTGCGATACCTATAATTTAAATGGGTGTGAAGTTTCTAACGAAGCATTACTTATACTTACTTCATATGAATGGCCTGGAAACTTTAGAGAGATAGAGAAGACTATAGAGTTTTTAATTCTCAAAGGAAATGGATCAAAGATTGAAAAGAGCTCTTTACCACCTCATATGACACAAGTAAGTAGAGAGGGTGGCCTCTTCCGTAGTCAAGTAGAGTTGTTTGAGAGCAAGATAATACTTAAGGAGCTAGCTTCTAATAATCATGGAGTAAATAAGACCTCAAAATCATTAGGAATCTCAAAGACAACGCTCATTGCAAAAATGCGTAAATATGGTATTACTGTGCATCAATTTAAAGAAAGTATAAAAATAGCGGCATAG
- a CDS encoding inositol monophosphatase family protein — translation MIRSEKLNLLRSGVNKIVREVINPESLSESLQIEKKSDRSIVTRVDKEISKLIEIELEHLVKNEGFHFFSEENMVSFGFPSIILDPIDGTRELAKGLGECVVSLAVMTSSNEGFSWIYNPFTGFEISSKDAFCEPVSFNEDRLFGLVSRTDYSKGIFSDLSLDSSIVVEPRGSIAFKLALLASGACDFVYSKTPKSVWDIAAGTLLCWDRKIKLFQSGAEVKRLDSVKIDGELIWCREKDLARLQSSLLK, via the coding sequence ATGATTAGAAGCGAAAAGCTTAATTTATTAAGATCTGGTGTGAATAAGATTGTAAGAGAAGTTATAAACCCCGAGTCTTTATCGGAGTCTCTGCAAATTGAAAAGAAGTCAGATCGCTCTATTGTTACGCGTGTAGATAAGGAAATTTCTAAACTCATTGAAATTGAGTTGGAGCATCTTGTTAAAAATGAGGGGTTTCACTTTTTCAGTGAAGAAAATATGGTGAGCTTCGGATTTCCCTCAATAATCTTGGATCCAATAGATGGGACAAGAGAGTTAGCAAAGGGATTAGGTGAGTGTGTTGTCTCTTTGGCCGTAATGACTAGTAGTAATGAAGGCTTTTCGTGGATATATAACCCCTTTACTGGCTTTGAAATCTCTTCGAAGGACGCATTCTGTGAGCCTGTTAGCTTTAATGAAGATAGATTGTTTGGCCTTGTTTCTCGAACAGATTACTCAAAGGGCATTTTCTCTGATTTATCTTTAGATAGTTCGATAGTTGTTGAACCGAGAGGAAGTATCGCTTTTAAGCTTGCGCTACTTGCAAGTGGAGCTTGTGACTTTGTCTATTCTAAAACTCCTAAAAGTGTCTGGGATATAGCCGCAGGTACGTTACTTTGTTGGGATAGAAAGATTAAGTTATTTCAATCTGGCGCTGAAGTTAAGAGATTAGACTCTGTCAAAATTGATGGTGAGCTTATATGGTGTCGGGAAAAAGATTTAGCACGATTACAAAGTTCACTTTTGAAATAA
- the fliD gene encoding flagellar filament capping protein FliD, producing MSISFGSINTGLPKDIVKQIVAAERIPLQKMDERKGKISDKKALVGELIKLMEGVKGEVLKNGNARSLRELKVQTNDDIIGVSADKNIAQPGTYQLEVTQLSQKSSAMTSGFEDPDESYVGVGFIQYYLPNGDSKELYVDSDNSSLNSLAKMINKDSDNGLRASVINDGSGGDEPWRMILSLEDTGDEKRAEFPYFYFVDGENDLYLEFEREAHDAKIKLDGFDIELPENKASELIPGLTIDLKKAKPGEEFSLTVTEDSQAVAGKVEDIVTSINGVLQFIKTQNQMDENTDTSRTLGGDSILQSLESRLRATIFQDIKTEKGYKRLSDLGIKFQRDGLLKLDSEVLGNFVSKDYKMVSQILTGYFGEEGKSPGFVDHLNNTVKTALQFPNGLLQSRKRSLDTNIDQIDRRIVDKERRIEQKEKNLKDKFARLEGTIARMKSQGAGVSALGAAGPDPVQQLG from the coding sequence TTGAGTATTTCTTTTGGCTCCATAAATACAGGGCTTCCAAAAGATATAGTTAAGCAGATTGTCGCTGCTGAGCGAATTCCTTTGCAAAAAATGGATGAAAGAAAAGGTAAAATCTCTGACAAGAAGGCGCTTGTTGGTGAACTAATCAAGCTCATGGAAGGTGTTAAAGGTGAAGTCCTTAAAAATGGTAACGCCAGATCACTAAGAGAGCTTAAAGTACAAACTAACGATGACATAATTGGAGTTAGTGCAGATAAGAATATTGCTCAGCCTGGAACCTACCAACTAGAAGTTACACAACTCTCTCAAAAGTCTTCAGCTATGACTTCCGGGTTTGAAGACCCAGATGAAAGTTACGTTGGTGTTGGATTTATTCAATACTATCTACCAAATGGAGATAGCAAAGAGTTATATGTAGACAGTGACAACTCATCACTAAATAGTCTAGCCAAGATGATTAATAAAGATAGCGACAATGGCCTAAGAGCATCTGTCATCAACGACGGTAGTGGTGGAGATGAGCCATGGAGAATGATTCTATCTCTTGAAGATACAGGTGATGAAAAAAGAGCTGAGTTTCCATATTTCTACTTCGTAGATGGTGAGAACGACCTCTATCTAGAATTTGAAAGAGAGGCCCATGATGCCAAAATTAAATTAGATGGATTTGACATCGAACTACCAGAAAATAAAGCTTCGGAACTTATTCCAGGCCTAACAATTGATTTAAAAAAAGCAAAACCTGGCGAAGAATTCTCACTAACGGTTACAGAAGATTCACAAGCTGTTGCAGGCAAAGTTGAAGATATAGTTACAAGTATCAATGGCGTACTTCAATTTATTAAAACTCAAAACCAAATGGACGAGAACACTGATACCTCTAGAACCCTTGGTGGTGACAGTATTTTGCAATCACTGGAAAGTAGACTTAGAGCTACTATATTCCAAGATATAAAAACTGAAAAAGGCTACAAGAGATTAAGTGATTTAGGAATTAAGTTTCAAAGAGATGGTTTATTAAAACTTGATAGTGAAGTCCTCGGGAACTTTGTATCAAAAGACTACAAAATGGTCTCTCAGATATTAACTGGATACTTTGGAGAAGAAGGAAAATCTCCAGGGTTTGTAGACCATCTAAATAATACTGTTAAAACTGCTCTACAGTTTCCAAATGGGTTACTTCAATCAAGAAAGAGATCTCTTGATACAAACATAGATCAAATTGACAGAAGAATAGTTGATAAAGAAAGAAGAATTGAACAAAAAGAAAAAAATTTAAAAGATAAATTTGCAAGGCTCGAAGGAACTATTGCAAGAATGAAAAGCCAAGGTGCTGGAGTAAGTGCTCTAGGTGCTGCTGGACCAGATCCAGTACAGCAACTTGGTTAA
- the fliS gene encoding flagellar export chaperone FliS: protein MSYGLGAYKKTSIHTASKEQILLMLYQAAIKNCKKAIEAIEQRNIPAKGEYIGKLQDIVIELNNSLDFEVGGDIAKELSSLYDFILFSSTQANIKIEAEPLNGVLNVLNTLYEGWGQAIKSLRKESAAEGNGA from the coding sequence ATGAGTTATGGTTTAGGAGCTTATAAAAAGACGTCGATTCACACGGCAAGCAAGGAACAAATTCTACTGATGCTCTATCAAGCAGCTATAAAGAATTGCAAGAAGGCAATTGAAGCTATTGAGCAAAGGAATATCCCTGCCAAAGGTGAATATATTGGAAAACTACAAGACATAGTTATCGAGCTAAATAACAGTCTTGACTTTGAAGTAGGAGGAGATATTGCAAAAGAACTATCATCTTTATATGACTTCATTCTATTTTCTAGCACACAGGCCAATATTAAAATTGAGGCCGAACCATTAAATGGTGTTCTCAATGTACTCAATACTCTTTATGAGGGATGGGGACAAGCAATCAAATCGCTCCGTAAAGAGAGCGCAGCAGAAGGAAATGGTGCCTAA
- a CDS encoding glycosyltransferase family 9 protein, producing the protein MKKVLLVNLRRFGDIYSCENLINSMVKENGWDISLLVYKEFEKVALNLQGVTNVYTIDRKKIITLTKSNIFNDGYAIEEFYKDIKEFNTISWDQVINYSNDRVSTHLCTLLNSKEKLGLTFSKTMRNNYSNDWEILFNDVLTELDFSPIHFNDIYHSMVGVKINKDGLKLKTSANHNENAFKNISFLRKGQDGKSKKVIGLQLVTSEKSKNIPENILIETIQLLIDNDITPMLLIAPTDSERTIANRINESFSGKLVSVESDFHALTSVVMNLDAIITPDTAIKHLSDLVDTPCLEVSLGASPFLKQGSINDQSLILTKSLEDRNFSKDDTEVKITASDILNSTLLLLNIKSLDSTEISEGLTLYRPYHDDLGVSYFSVKGSVNNIIEAQRIASRMFLTKTLTERPTDSFVEMILDLKGDQFKRWLANEKEAVTNVTKDLLGTIRSLIQMTESKSKTKDFIASLGLLLEHCSDVTITAIPTLFLRARLEALISTNLSESVKEVEAQLYKMKGELQKVYEVLKTVEESSRLQDAASVIENKSTRPIQSL; encoded by the coding sequence ATGAAAAAAGTATTACTTGTTAATCTAAGAAGATTTGGTGACATCTATTCATGCGAAAACCTCATCAACTCGATGGTTAAAGAGAATGGGTGGGATATATCGCTTCTAGTATATAAAGAGTTTGAAAAGGTTGCACTAAACCTTCAAGGTGTAACTAATGTTTACACAATAGATAGAAAAAAAATAATTACTCTAACCAAGAGTAATATTTTCAATGATGGGTATGCGATCGAAGAGTTCTACAAAGATATTAAAGAGTTTAATACTATTAGCTGGGATCAAGTAATAAACTACTCTAACGACAGAGTTTCAACTCATCTTTGCACACTTTTAAATTCAAAAGAAAAACTAGGGTTAACATTTTCAAAAACAATGCGAAACAATTACTCTAATGATTGGGAAATTCTTTTTAACGATGTTCTCACTGAACTAGACTTCTCTCCTATTCATTTTAACGACATATATCACAGTATGGTAGGTGTTAAGATAAACAAAGACGGGCTTAAACTGAAAACTAGCGCAAACCATAATGAAAATGCATTTAAAAACATTTCATTCCTTAGAAAAGGGCAAGATGGAAAGAGCAAAAAAGTTATTGGTCTCCAACTTGTTACAAGCGAAAAATCGAAAAACATTCCAGAAAACATTTTAATAGAAACAATTCAGTTGCTTATTGATAATGACATTACTCCTATGCTTCTAATTGCCCCAACTGATTCAGAAAGAACAATTGCAAATAGAATCAATGAATCATTCTCAGGGAAGCTTGTTTCGGTTGAATCAGACTTTCACGCACTAACTAGTGTGGTTATGAATCTAGATGCAATTATAACTCCTGACACTGCGATAAAGCATTTATCGGACCTAGTAGATACTCCGTGTCTAGAAGTAAGTCTCGGAGCATCTCCTTTTCTTAAGCAAGGGTCCATCAACGATCAGTCTCTAATACTTACAAAGTCACTAGAAGATAGAAATTTCTCAAAAGATGATACTGAAGTAAAGATTACTGCTTCAGACATACTCAACTCAACACTTTTACTACTTAATATTAAATCCCTTGATAGTACTGAAATATCAGAAGGCCTAACTTTGTACAGACCTTACCATGATGATCTAGGTGTTTCATATTTTTCAGTTAAAGGAAGTGTAAACAATATCATAGAGGCACAAAGAATTGCTTCTAGAATGTTCCTAACTAAAACCCTAACAGAGAGGCCAACAGATTCTTTTGTAGAGATGATCTTAGATTTGAAAGGAGATCAATTCAAAAGATGGCTTGCTAACGAAAAAGAAGCTGTAACAAATGTTACAAAAGATCTTCTAGGAACAATAAGATCATTAATCCAAATGACTGAAAGTAAGTCTAAAACTAAAGACTTTATCGCTTCACTAGGCCTGCTATTAGAACACTGCTCTGATGTAACTATTACTGCAATACCTACACTCTTTCTTAGAGCAAGGCTAGAAGCACTAATTTCTACTAACTTATCTGAGTCTGTAAAAGAAGTTGAGGCCCAACTTTATAAAATGAAAGGCGAATTACAGAAAGTATATGAAGTGTTAAAAACAGTTGAAGAAAGCTCAAGGCTGCAGGATGCTGCTTCGGTTATCGAAAACAAAAGCACTAGGCCTATTCAATCACTATAA
- a CDS encoding glycosyltransferase family 9 protein — protein MSAVKNSTDIEVPPQEVKKTIALVQILRLGDIIQTVQMAQGLRYVHGEKYRLLLIARKQFATPLKKIIDSVFDECITVDLNDLTLSSQTTNLENTLTNIEALRSKINLNNIEVCINLSYSKSANYLMSLINAQHKIGPHYDTNANIVINDKWSQYLYANVLETNQNPYSLVDLFNFIVGVDLTSTTKNKVKNSVKKKLIIHPFASDPKKKWSESKWVEIIFKFLKDNTDKAVHIVGAKSDLECCDKIIKNPLLKDYLDRIHVDCAKLSINELKESMDSDTCFIGHDSMVSHLASLQQIPIITVSIGPVRPHETTPYIEGVYNLSPQTKCFPCKPDTKCDFYQCHADIPFQTINEVLNLVANGKEVTEEALKEKLSHFHLNSINIRKSEFNESGVYILKSITKDESNYLDTTASFYRLAWAYLFNGIEVKQDLPIISDKTHQQIMTDMKGLHQFYELCEFGKKYSRYILEEISSKTPDIQKIKSFSNKVDEVDKLSDLIAQTYPQLTPVTNFAKISKANLHGDNLVKLTESSFYAFNDLSNLCSIIYDLCEKTLTSKQKEKTNLSTINPR, from the coding sequence ATGTCAGCAGTTAAAAATTCGACAGATATTGAAGTACCTCCACAGGAAGTAAAGAAAACAATAGCACTAGTACAAATACTACGACTTGGTGATATTATCCAGACAGTTCAAATGGCCCAAGGTCTACGCTATGTCCACGGAGAAAAGTACAGACTACTTCTTATCGCTAGAAAGCAATTTGCTACTCCACTGAAAAAAATTATCGACAGTGTATTTGATGAGTGCATAACTGTTGATCTAAATGACCTGACACTATCGAGTCAAACGACTAATCTTGAGAATACTCTTACAAATATTGAAGCACTTAGATCAAAAATTAACTTAAATAATATTGAAGTTTGTATAAATCTTTCCTACTCAAAAAGTGCAAACTATCTGATGTCCCTAATAAATGCTCAACATAAAATTGGTCCACACTATGACACCAATGCAAATATTGTAATCAATGACAAATGGTCACAGTATTTATATGCAAATGTTCTAGAAACAAATCAGAACCCATACTCTCTTGTTGATCTTTTCAACTTTATTGTTGGCGTAGACTTAACTTCAACCACTAAAAACAAAGTAAAAAACTCTGTAAAAAAGAAACTAATTATTCATCCATTCGCCAGTGATCCAAAGAAGAAATGGAGTGAATCAAAGTGGGTTGAAATCATTTTTAAATTCTTAAAAGATAATACAGACAAGGCAGTTCATATAGTCGGAGCAAAGTCCGACCTAGAGTGCTGTGATAAAATAATAAAAAACCCTTTGTTAAAAGACTATCTAGATAGAATTCATGTAGATTGCGCAAAGTTGTCAATAAACGAACTCAAAGAGTCAATGGATAGCGACACATGCTTTATTGGACACGACTCAATGGTTAGTCACTTAGCTTCTTTACAACAGATCCCAATAATCACCGTTAGTATTGGGCCCGTTAGACCACATGAGACAACTCCATATATCGAGGGTGTTTACAATTTATCACCACAAACAAAGTGTTTTCCTTGTAAACCTGATACAAAATGTGACTTCTATCAGTGTCATGCAGACATTCCATTTCAAACAATAAATGAAGTTTTAAACTTAGTCGCTAATGGAAAAGAAGTAACTGAAGAGGCCCTAAAAGAAAAGCTTTCTCACTTTCACTTAAACTCTATTAACATTAGAAAATCTGAGTTTAATGAGTCTGGTGTTTACATACTTAAGTCCATCACAAAAGATGAATCTAACTACTTAGACACCACCGCCAGCTTCTACAGATTAGCTTGGGCATATTTATTCAACGGAATCGAAGTCAAACAAGACTTGCCTATTATTTCAGATAAAACACATCAACAAATAATGACAGATATGAAAGGACTTCATCAATTTTATGAATTGTGTGAATTTGGTAAGAAATACTCTCGCTACATTTTAGAAGAAATTTCATCAAAGACTCCTGACATTCAAAAAATAAAGAGCTTTTCAAACAAAGTTGACGAGGTAGACAAGCTTAGTGATTTAATTGCTCAAACTTATCCTCAACTAACACCTGTAACAAATTTCGCAAAGATCTCAAAAGCAAACTTGCATGGTGATAACCTAGTAAAGCTTACAGAGAGTTCATTCTATGCTTTTAATGATCTCTCGAACTTATGCAGTATTATATATGATCTATGTGAAAAGACTTTAACATCTAAACAAAAAGAAAAAACTAATCTAAGCACTATAAATCCAAGGTAG
- a CDS encoding sensor histidine kinase has protein sequence MENKGNTRTKKIKRPLKLYISDSIQAGIFKPAENITLSQTPLNSDYSIHCTKGTFEVFQGNSILGKPLFKTSSSTFYKTIYQLIRSNEDLQKDEFKGFTKKKSLKVNHLRKVTSNNIRSLYEILEFKTYMISQSKKISSTKELPEYILKSKLYKSYSSCQIMIHQKGSPSISAYCYDETLGPTQKEILVTNFSKIFNLVKKSKNKLFDQSSLLETDIGVVGTFLAKEIELSKHSILIFISRNDFLPPSDIEIGLFNSSMSFISDVVQDILLTSLEKQRSELYSSFIQHYPHPVFLDENPLNISAREIELLEQEEADKYIDVNEKKLVELYKTQQKDTSDIYHHQRISLLGELLNTLKHELSNPLFGLKMASDLLLLEDGDDEFKTTVNDISINSNRCQTIIDNFSKLYREENIFEEFNISDVIKETILLTKSESKQIPKKIDFYNFQVEKDYIINSNPTWLSQIIFNLVINSSQAIKSSGTNLSTNKIDISIIKRLEEIEISISDTGPGIPDKYKSKVFDAFYTSKSKGTGLGLSICANLIDKLHGKIEIIDRDECGTIVIFTLPIEDNYANSCN, from the coding sequence GTGGAAAATAAAGGCAATACCAGAACTAAAAAAATTAAGAGACCTTTAAAACTCTATATCTCAGATAGTATTCAGGCAGGTATATTTAAACCTGCCGAGAATATTACTCTTTCTCAAACTCCATTAAACTCTGACTATTCTATTCACTGTACAAAAGGAACTTTTGAAGTATTTCAAGGGAATTCAATCCTAGGAAAGCCTTTATTTAAAACGTCATCTTCAACATTTTATAAAACTATATATCAGCTAATTAGATCTAATGAAGATTTACAAAAAGATGAATTCAAAGGATTTACAAAGAAAAAATCTCTCAAGGTAAATCACTTACGGAAAGTGACGTCTAACAACATAAGAAGTCTTTACGAAATATTAGAATTTAAAACATATATGATTAGTCAGTCTAAAAAGATTTCTAGTACTAAAGAGCTTCCAGAATATATTTTAAAATCAAAATTATATAAGTCCTATTCATCTTGCCAGATAATGATACATCAAAAGGGGAGTCCTAGTATTTCAGCCTATTGTTATGATGAAACATTAGGTCCGACCCAGAAAGAAATTCTAGTTACAAATTTTAGTAAGATATTCAATCTCGTTAAGAAGAGTAAGAACAAATTATTTGATCAATCTTCTCTACTTGAAACAGACATTGGAGTAGTGGGAACATTTCTGGCCAAAGAAATTGAATTGTCAAAACACTCAATACTTATATTCATTTCAAGAAATGACTTCTTACCACCATCCGACATAGAAATTGGACTTTTTAATTCATCAATGAGTTTTATCTCTGACGTGGTTCAAGACATACTACTAACTTCTCTTGAGAAACAAAGATCTGAACTATATTCTTCTTTTATTCAACACTATCCACACCCAGTATTTTTAGACGAAAATCCATTAAATATTTCAGCGCGTGAGATAGAGCTTCTTGAGCAAGAAGAGGCCGACAAGTACATAGACGTTAACGAAAAAAAGCTCGTAGAGTTATATAAGACTCAACAAAAAGATACTTCAGATATTTATCACCATCAAAGAATAAGTCTATTAGGTGAATTGCTTAATACGTTAAAACATGAACTTAGTAATCCCTTGTTTGGATTAAAGATGGCCTCTGATCTTCTCCTACTTGAAGATGGTGATGACGAATTCAAAACGACAGTTAATGATATCTCTATCAATAGTAATAGGTGCCAAACAATTATCGACAATTTCTCCAAGCTTTATAGAGAAGAGAATATCTTCGAAGAATTTAACATTTCCGATGTTATTAAAGAGACAATATTACTCACCAAGAGTGAAAGTAAACAGATTCCTAAGAAAATCGACTTTTACAACTTTCAAGTAGAAAAAGACTATATTATTAATTCCAATCCTACGTGGCTAAGTCAAATTATATTTAACCTCGTTATCAACAGTTCTCAGGCCATAAAATCTAGTGGAACAAATCTCAGTACCAATAAGATTGATATCAGCATAATTAAGCGACTAGAAGAAATAGAGATATCTATCTCGGATACTGGCCCTGGTATACCAGACAAGTACAAATCTAAAGTTTTTGATGCTTTCTACACCTCAAAATCTAAGGGTACAGGCCTTGGACTATCAATCTGCGCAAACTTAATTGACAAACTGCATGGAAAAATTGAAATTATAGATAGGGACGAATGTGGTACTATTGTAATATTCACCCTCCCTATAGAGGATAACTATGCAAATTCTTGTAATTGA